The following DNA comes from Hahella chejuensis KCTC 2396.
TGCGCAACAGTCTTTCCGTGCGATCCGACTTCTTCGGCGCAGCCAATCCATAATGCGTCGCAAGAAGTTTCAGGTCATGGTTGCCAAGCACCTTAACCACCGCGTCGCCATACTCCATGAGCTGCGCTATCACTTCTTCGGAAGCGGGGCCTCTACCCACCAGGTCGCCAGCAAGAATGAGCTTGTCGTAAAGGCGGTTGAACTTAATTTTCCGAAGCAGGCGGTTTAACTCATCCGCACAGCCATGAATATCTCCAATGATATAAGTGCTCATAACTCATTAACTTCCACTTTGTTCTGCACTTTTATCGCTCTCATTAAATCTACCTCCCTGATTCCATCCTGCTGACAGCCAGACAGATGCATAGCATTTCTTGATATATTTATATCAATTCTGAAGTTATCTTTATTTCTATAAAGAAATCCTCTTAATGAGTCCGGATGACTTTCTTCTGGGTTCGTACTTCCTTGTAGAAAGCACTTCAATACATCAAAGGACGTATCCGAATAAAAAGTAAAAAAAATAGAACGGCTTTTATCCGCTAGAAAGTGACTAAGCTGAAGTGGATAAAATCCATTCGCCAGAATTACTTTTTTTCCATCCAGGTCCGCCTTAACAACATAAAGTCCTTCCTCAATGCGGACAGCAGGCTCTCCACAATGCCAGAGCGCCATAAGACGCTGGCTAGAGTAGCCTATACGTTGTAACGACAGACTTCCGTATACCTCGCACTCGGAGCCGGAAAGCGCAACAATGCGCGCGTACAGCTCCTGATTTGCAGCGAACTCATTGGGAGACATGGAAGCGTATACATAGGCTTTTTCATATACGCCATTGATCAAGTTATGTTCTTTTAGATAGCCGCCAGGGAGAATATGACAACTGTCAATGCAAACACCGTATTTATCACAAAGCTGGTGAAAGTATGAAAATACCTCTTTCGTATTAATCAAACTATTCGCCAGTTCCGGCTTCAGAATTATCAAGCCATTTGAAGCATCGAAGCTTGGTTTTTTGTATAAATGAGATCTATGCTTGCACCTGATTTCCCTGAAACAACTCTGCAAAAATCCATTTTTACTCATAAAATTTAAGTCACCATTTCCAATGGCAGGTGATTACATTCATTAAGCGCATCCAAATGCCATCGGGAGCGACGCCATGTAAGCGTCGTTAAAGAACAATTTTTTATCTGGTAGCAAACGGTGTCCGTACTATGAATAACTCTCAGAATAGTTTTAATCACGCCTCCATGAGTAAATAGAAAGACATCCTTACTTTCATTGTGCGTAAGCTGTTTGAATACATCTGCAACAGCGCGCCTGAAATCCAGATACCTTTGACTATCGGAAAGTAACCGCTCATGCTTCGCCGGATGTGCGAAACCTGGCAGCTCGCTCGCCACATGAAAACTTGCTTCCTTCAATCCGGTAGCAATCGAGTAATTAACGCCAGCCGCGTTTACTGTCTGCACAGACCGGATCAACGGACTGCTATAAAATACGCTTTCTGTTTGATTGCCGTTGACGAGGGCGGAGAGTCTTCCCCCAAGTAACAACGATTGCCTGACGCCAAGCTCAGTGAGAGCGCTGTCTTTACTTGCGCTCTCTCCAGTTTGCCACTTGGATTGGCCATGCCTGATAAGGTGTACTTTCATTATCTTCCCAAAGATCAGCCGGACACAGATTGCGTCCGGCTATCGCCAGTTACTCTATTCCTAGCGCTTCAGCCGCGCGCTGATATTTGATGTCATAGATAACCTTGGTTGAGAATCGCTGCTTCAAGCTATCCACCAGATAGTCAATCAGCTCGATAATGCGCACATCTTCAGAGATTTCTTTTTTGATTCTTGGATATATGGAAATTTCCACTTCCTGGAAAAAAGCCTTTCGTTCTCCATTAATATCCTTTCTGTAATCCATAACTCTGGACCGATCCAAAGAGCAACGAAGTACGTCATACTCGTCAATCCGGACAAAGAACGTAGAGCGATTGCCAAAAAGGAGCACAGCTGGCTCCAGCTCTTCGCCAGAGATATTAAACTCCCTGAACAAATACTTACCTGGCTGATCAAGCTCTTTATCTTTTAATAAGTCTTTTACAATTTTGACGGACTCAGGGCTGTATGGAGCCTCCTGAATTTGCTTTTTCTTCTCGTCCTGAAAAACATGGCGGCGATCCAGCCGGTTTCCATGCTCGTTTTCCGGCATTTTAAAAGCGCAGAAAGCATGAGTGACTTTATTGCACGAAGTCCGTAAAAGCGCACCAGTCGGCAAGAGCTTATAATCTTTGGTGTCGTAGTAGACGGCGGTATTTAGAGGCGGATTCTCCCTGACGCCTTCTTTTTCCAGGAAGCGCACGCCGTTGATGTGTTTCGCCGCATCTTCAGCCACGAAGTCCAACCATTCAAAATACTGCTCATCCGTCACGCCATTCATATCAACTTTTACCGCAAGTTGATTAAATACGTTATGGCCTTTTTTTACTTCAAAAACTGGTTGAGAGTTATCTATCTTCAGACTTTTCATGCTGATTCCAAAATCCTTCTTAGTTTATTTTCCAATTGCGCCGGGCTCATCATAGGGGTGTTATGTTCCTTGCCACGATCTGGATAGAACGTGTTATAGGTATTTGTGAACTCCCTTTCTCTTGGGCCACGCAGCACAAAAGTGCATAACGCTTCGCCTTTTTCAGGGAAATTAACCCTGTGCGTAACGAGATAGTTTAGGTAGTAGGTTTGCCCCTGAACGTATTCTGTTTTAGCAATCTTGTTCAATTGGGCTTCGCTTTCAAAGTCACAGGTATGAATATTTCCTGTTTTTGAAGGCATGTATTTATATTTACGAAATGTTTTCAGCTCAACTGACTCTTCATCCGCCTCAATAAAATTATCAGAAGAAAGTTTTCCTCTGAATATATGAGACCAGAAACTGAACCGGTGATTATGAACTAACTCTTCATGCCTTTTAGAGTCGTCCAGATTTGGGTTCCAATTATGCAAGGTCAGTCTATACCCTCTTGGATCAGGGTTATCTATTAGTACTATTTTGTCGAAGTGATTGACGTGCTCGTACGAGCGTCCCGCAATTTTATCCAACAATTCTTCAGAGTTCAGAATCTCCAACAGCATACGCTCTGGGATATTTTCTTTAACAAGCCCTTTCATAAAGTCCAAGTTATATTTTATGGCCTCTTCAGTACTCACATCCTTTGGTAGGTCAAGTAGTTTTTCGGCTACTTCGTCTAAAATTGATAGCTCTGTTAACTGCACAATATTCCCTTAACTTAACATTGGCGTCTTATTTTTTAGAAAAACAAAACGCTAGCTTACCTACATCCATATTCGAAAATATGGCGTCCATATATCCGCATAGATAGCGAATCGAGTGTATTATCCGACCACTCCTTATTATCGATGAAAGGAATGTCGCGAGTATTTTTATCAACTCCTTCGTGAAGCGAAATGTCCCTGCTTCGTCAATGAGTGCATTATATAAAAGCGTAACGACACATCAGTGCAATGCCGCTGAATTTATGTGATTTTCGTTATTATTTTTTATGCATTCCTATGGCTTCATTTATATAGATGAAGGCAAGCATTCGGGATGTACAGGATTTGGAAGGAGCAGCACAAAACTTGCCCAAGCTTGTTGCTTCCCCGGTAGAAATTAAGAGCTGACGTGACGGAGATTCTAAGGTGGGACCATGGGCTCCTGAGAAGGCCTGAGAAATTTCCTGATGTAGAAGTCGGCCATATCCGACTCCTTCAGCTCATAAGTCGCCGCTATGTGTGGATTTAAGACGAGCAACAATGTCGCTGCGATAATCATGATGACGAAATCCGCGCAGAAAGCCTCAACGCCCAGGAAGACAGTGACATCACCACCAAGGAACAGCTCAACCAGTATCAATGCGCCAGCGATTGGAGCCGCTGTGCCTAGGGATAACTCTAGCTTTATTACTAGCCAAACCTGTGACATCCTTAACTATACGCGCAATAACGCTATCTCATATTATTATGTTCAAAGGAAGTTAGGGGCATGGATTTTTCAGGCAGAGTATTTTTTCTTCTATCGCAACGATGCATTGTGAATAATTAGGTGTAAATATGACTATCACTATTACCAGTTCTGTAGGTATAAATGGTGCCAATAGGAGAAATGACGTCGCTATCATCCAAGCACTGATTAATGCCTTTGACGCCTGGAAAACTGAGATTAAACCATTAACGGTAGACGGTAAAATTGGAAACAAATCCATTTATGCCATAAAAGAATTTCAAAAACAGGCAATTGGAATAAGACACCCCGATGGCAGGGTAGATCCCAATGGAAAAACTTTTCGATATTTAACCATGTATTTAAGCAATGATGAGCTATCTCTCCTGGAAACCTCACTGTTTAATGGAAAAGAAGCAACTCTCATAGTTTCTACTAAAAAAATACAGTCATTCTCTGGCCTAAGTGGTCAAACTGTCACCTACAAAAGCACCCTTCCGAAGGATCAGCAACTTGTATCAAATTATGCTATTTCTGTTATAAAGATAGCGCTTAAAGAAGCAGGAATGTCCCACGCAGTTATTACCTCAACCCTTCGAACGCCGAGTGAGCAGGCGAAACTAATGTATAAAAATGCAAAGCTCAATCTGAAGAAACAGTATGCTTTATACGGTCGAAATGGTGACAAAGTCCTAGATATATATGATAGTAACAAGGAAAAATCAGAGAGCGACATTATTAGCTTAATGGAGGACGAGATAGTAAATCTTGAGAAGGCCGGAAAAAGGGTGTCAAAGCATTGTGTTTCCGAGAGCTCATACAAAACCTTAAACGTCTTCGATATTGGCTACAATTCAACAAAGTCCGCAAGCAAAAATTTCAATAAAGAAAAATTTCACAACGCATTAAGTCAACTCAATAAAGATGGGTACATAAGCCAGTTAATTGATGAGACAAACAAATCAAATAAGTGCTGGCATATAGAAATTATCCCAAATAATAAGGCACTCCCTATATATGACAAAGGATCTATCTTAAACCCCATAAAATACATAAATGGACTTTGCTAATTGGAGCCTGAAGTGAAAAAAATCATATTCTCCTCATTTTTACTTATTGCAACCGCTAGTTGTAGTGCTGAAGAAGTCGAATGCCACTATAAAGCTTCGTTTGTTCAGGAGGCGGCCGTAACAGATAGCAGTGTGGCGCTTTCACACTGGAGCACAGAACGAGACAGAAAAAGCGATGAATATATAAAAAAGCTTTATCTTGTGTATAAAAATGGCGATATCGCCGTTATAGAACACAAATACTGTGACATGTATAACTTTGAGGTCAGCTATTCTTTCTCCAGTCAGAATCCAGCCCCCACAAGCCAGTCCATTGGGCAAATCGTCGCCAAGCATGCTCAATACGCTCAACTCACGCCAACCTATTCGCCCTCGCTGAGCAGCATAGTGACATCCGAGTTGGAGAAAAACGCATTTAATGGCCAGAAGCCTCTCTCACTTGGGTTGCCTCAAGAACCACTCACCTTCGACGACTTTGTCGAATACAGCGTTTCCTTTTTGCCGAATAAAGAAAGCAACATCCTGCAATCAAGCCTGAGCTTCTATATGGGCATTGGCGGGGCGGATTAAGCCTGCGCCGTTGAGATTTATGGGGTACGAGGTGAAGGCTTTGAGGCGCTGTTGGATGGCGCTTTGCTTATCCAACCTACGGTGATTGAGAGTCAGAGATTACGTAGTTCTCGTCAGCGGATTGGATAAGCCCAAATAAAGAAAAACGCCCTGCCCGTTCAATAGGTTCAGGGCGATCTCAGGATCGAGCAAAGTCTGCAGCCCAATAATTTACGGATCAACTGCCGCTTGGCAGTGGAGCGCCGATGGGTTGCATGTCGAGGAGGATATTTTTTGCTTCTTGTTTCCATTGCAGAGGCAACGAATAGTTGGGGAATCTGAGTGCTAGCACCGCCCCCTCGTTGAGTAAAGCGCGTACATTCGCCGGCATTTCCTGGTCCAGTTCCGCGCAGCCCTCGGCGTTCACTAAACCGCTAAAAGAAAGCGGTTCGACTTCGCCCAGCGCTTTGTGCGCTTCCAGACGCCAGCTCGAATTTTCGCCGATGTTGAATTGCTCTCCATGAGGCTGACTGAATCCCAGTCCGCAGGCTTTGAGAACGATCGGCAGCGCGGGGAGAGGCTGAGCTGTTCGTTTTTGATCACGCAAAAATTTCCCCCAGATCAGGCGGGCTTCAGGCGAGTTCAGCGATACGTAGTTATAATCATCCGGCTTGCGTAGGGCCTCCAGCCGTTTCAGGCCTTGTTCCAGTTTGTCTATGTCGGTTTCGTATCTGAGTTCCTCTTCCAACAGGTTTCTGGCGGGTTGGCGGGCCGCTTCCAGCCCTGACAGGGAGGCTTTCTCGTAGTGAATCAACGCCTGTTCTCTATTGCGCTCTTCCTGACCCCATCCCATTTCCGCAATGCGGGCCAGATGATAGTGGGCCACCGGCTCGTCCTGCGCGGCGCTTTTGCTGAAGGCGGATTGGGCTTCCACGTAGTTTTTCTCATCAAGCATTAGCACCCCGTAGTTGGTCCATGCCTGCCTGAGGCCTCTGTCCATCCCCTTCTGCAGCCACTCCACCGCCTGCTTTCTCATGGCGGACGAGTCAAAACTATCACGCTCTCCCGGCAATAAGTGTCTGGACATCTGGTAAGCGCGCACATATTGCCGGGAGGCTTCGAAGTCATAGCCTGCGTCCGGTTTCAACTCATGCGCCTGAGCGTAGTAATCGCCGGACTTGAGAATGTTGGGAAGCACGCCCGCCACGGCAAACACAGACGTAGGATCGGGCTCGTTATACGCAACCGCGAAATTAATATACGTAGGCATCTTCAACCCCCGCTCCAGCGCTTCCTGCAAAAGCGGTATTGCGGCCTTGGGTCGCCCGGCGTCAATCTCCATCACGCCCAGGTTATGGCTGGCTCGCGCAGAGCCTTTCTCCCGAGCCTGTTGATAAAAAGCACGCGCCTGCTCGCGGTCCTCATTAACGCCTTTTCCAAGATCGTGAGCTTTACCAAGCAAAAACAGGGCGTCTGCATCACCCTTGGCCGCGGCGTCACGAGCCTGAGAAAAAAATTCATCGTACTGCCCGCTGTTGAACAACTCTTCCGGCGTTGCGGCGCACGCGGAACGCCAACCGGCGCCGCTTATCAGTAATCCACACAGCAGTCCGGCCAAATAGTGTTTTTTCATATGAGGTTGTAAAAGTATGACTCGTTGAGTGAAGGGATATCAGGTTGTGGAAAACGGAGAAACGCTGTGATGTTATCCGAGCGTATTCCCGAAAGAAATATAGCGAGAACAACGCCTAAAGTCCGTCGTGGGGGGGGAAACAAGCTTGCTTTCACCCGAAGCGGAGAAGCACCGTTGGATGGCGCTTCGCTTATCCAACCTACGGTGATTGAGGTTCAGAGCATCAATGCTTTACGCCGTAGCTCTCGCCAAGCGGATTGGATAAGTCCGAATGGAGAAAAATGCCGGTTAGTTCTTCCACTAATCATGGGCCAAGGAAAATCAATCTTTACGGAGCTCTACCATCGACATGATTCGTTGGGCATCCTCCAGCATTCGCTCTCTTCTTAACTCTTTTGGGTCTCCGACTTCAAAAGACATTCGGAAACCAATCGTTAAATAATATTCATCGCTTAACGGATATGCCCAATAATAACTATGCCGGTACCCCGCACGTCCCTCTGGACCGATATAATATGCTAACCACTCAATATTATTAATGATCTGCCGGTCATAGCCCTCAGGCAGTCTGACGAGGTATTGCGAAGGAGCTTCGCCCTTGGTAAGAGCATTATCTTTAAATTTTTGACGCGCTCTCCAATTTGCGCCCCCTCGACAATCCGTCTCGTAATAGTTCCAATATTCGTGCTTCAAGTATTTCTCTAAACTACTAAGATCGCCTTCGATAATTGGAGTGTGGCCTTCAGCTCTATTAACATCTACATGCATACTAAGCCGACATAGCTTTCCAAAACTCCCTTGGAAAAACATACCTTTATAGCCCCATACACCAAACCCCATGGTTACATGAGTTCTATTGAACGTTTGCTCTGTATTTGAGTCAAACATATCGGCTCGAAGATTAAGATATGAGGGAAACGGCGGGGTCTGGGTCCCTTCGGAGTATGAGCTACTCGGAAGTTTATATGTCAACCTATAATCGCCAATACCACACTCTTTAGTAATGACATTGGAAAAATCGGGACCTTTCCCTGTCAATATGGCCACTGGCATAGTTTTATAACCATCTTTTCAATGTTTGACGCCGTAGCTCTCGCCGAGCGGATTGGATAAGTCCGAATGGAGAAAAATGCCGGTTAGTTTTGACTGCCTGTAAGCTTCGGCGAAGGCTTCATTACAAAATATGCCCTGGAAGGTATCCAGTTCCGTTCGGAATATAGGAAAGCCGCCAACCTTGGACTCGTCAAAGGCGATGTTTACCAAGTTCTGATTAGCATCGTACGCCGTCAAACGCCGATCCACGCCATCCACTTCTTCCGCTGTTCGCAAAGGATTGAATAGGTAGCCGTGGGATTCGTCAAAGTTAACCGGTAAGAACTCCCCTGCTTGGGCCAAAAGACCGCTCAGTGCTTTGTAGGCCTTTTCATTAAAGAAAAGTCGACCGTTCCTGGCTGCTATATCTGGGATATTTTTTGCACGGCTTTCTGTCGCTTTAAATCGGATAGTTAACGGTTTCCAAACAGCGCTGTAAGGCACAGGCGAGCGCTTGATATGAAACGGGTATTCGCGCCCCAGCTTTTTCAGGACTTCGCCCGTGGGGATCTCGAAAGTTAGATAGGATTCCTCATGAATAATACGATATATAGTCATGTTTATATCTTCCATCCAAAGCTTCGTAGAACTATAAGCTCACCACTCCAATTAATCATTTTTAACATTAAACCAAGCCAGCTTTCTATACATGACCCGGCTCATAAACGATAATCAAAATCGTTGTCAATATACATATGAATTTCGAAGTTCAAAACCATCTTATCCATGCTTAAAGGATTAGTCACTATGACCGACAAGAAAAAAAACGAAACTCCAAACAAGCCAGCTTACGTACCTCGTTTTAAGCCAACCCCAGAAAACATAAAGAAAGTCGCCGATGCATTCGAAAGAGCAAGAAAGGATGCCGAGAAAAATGGACACAAGTGGACCATGATTGTTTACTAAACACAGGGAAGTATTTAATGAGCAAGGCTAAAAAGGTTTGGCTTAGTCCACAGATAAAGAGCCAGTTCCAAGCAATTCCAGAGCTTCAGGACTTAATAAGGGATTTTATCGAGTACAAGAAAGAAAACTTAAAATTCAATGACACAAATAACTATATAAACATTAGATATCTTATCGGGAGGGATGTTCCTTATGACAAAGATCCTCTTAAGCTAGAAGATACATACCACGCACATATTCTAGAAAAAGGCTCTCCCTCGCATTTGAAGGCGACAAGAAGATACAACTTTAACAAACAAGTAGACTGGACAAGCAATTACGCCCTAGTATACTGCACGCTTTGGTCAGAAGATAAACTTCCACATAAAGAAAGAAGCGCATTTGGAATACTTGATTTCTGGCTTGATGCGCATGGCCAGCTCAATACAAATTCTAAATTCAGACTTCAAGAAATGGTTGATGAGTTTGAAAGAGCGGTAAATAAAGGAGAGACAATGCTATGGTAGCTTCAAATAGTGAAGTCAATTGGCGCCAGGGCGCTCCAGAAAAAGGCGGTATTTATTATGTCTCCGCCATCCAGTATCCAGCAGGCACTGTTTATGATGTTCTCTTTTGGCAGGTTGATCCAAGTGGAGATAGTTACTGGGTGCCCTTCGACTCCAAAATCGCCAAGGTAGTCGGTTTCATACCCGTTTCTGAAGTCATAGGCGCCTTCACTGGTGTTCTAGATCCTTCTGATGGTTCTAAAGTTCCAGACGCCATTATCCAATGGCAATATGGCGAGCCAGATCGCACAAAACCTTGTCTTGCCGCCCTTCGCTATATGTACGACGTGATGACCTGGGATGAGGAGTTTGGCTGGAGCGTTCCTTTGGAGCACTGCGACGCTTATATTCCCTTGGATGAGTTTTTAACGAAAGTCGCCGATCTCCTGCCTTTTGAAGATAAGAACCAGTAACATACGCACAATGTTGGATGGCGCTTCGCTTATCCAACCTACAGTTATTGCCATACACGCCCAGTTGCTTCCCTGGGCGCACGCCACGCATTCTTAACAGAACATCTCTATCACTGACGCCGCCGAATTTTCGTAGGTTGGAAAAGCGCAGCGCCTTCCAACATTCGGAGTAGCTCAAATCCCCCTCCGCTACAAAATCCCATTCTCCACAAAACTAAACTCCTCCATCCCTCCAATAATCACATGGTCCAGCACTCGCACTTCCAACAGGTCGAGGGTGCGTTTCACTTCTCGGGTGAGGCGGATGTCTCTTTGGCTTGGGCGGGCGTTTTGGGAGGGGTGATTGTGAGCGAGGATGACGGCGGCGGCGTTGAGTGAAAGCGCCTTTTTGGCGATTTCGCGGGTGTGGACGGTGGATTCGTTGTAGGTGCCCCGGAACATCAGATCGAATTCGATAACGCGGTGCTGATTATCCAGAAACAACACGCCGAAGGCTTCGTGCTGGAGTTCCGCCAGATTCAGTTTCAGGTAGTCGTAGGCGAAGCGGGGGCTGGCGATCACTGCGCCGGGCTCGCGCAGGCGGGCGGCCAGGATGGTCAGTGCTTGTTTAATGATATTATTAAACTAGATCCTTAAAGAAATTCTAATAGTTGTGCCTCAGCACATTAAGACATAAAAAAATATTCATTAGAATCCTTCTATATCATCTTCAACATTCTTCATACATACACGAAAATAAGAAAATTCATCATCTGTTATCTCCTTTGCATGAGCATCAACTCTGGATGAGTTTATAAATTCCAAAGTGGAGAAAACATCTTTTTTCGTTCTTGAGAAAACGTGATTAAAAACATCCCAATTCTTTGAAATTATTTTTGATATATCCGAAAAATATATTTCACTCTTATTAGGGTCAAAAATCTCTCTATATTTACTTCCTTTTAGCCTGTCTTTTCTTGGATTACCAAATATTTCTAAAACTTTTTCTTTTGCTTTATTCTCACCGAAGCTGACCATCAAAACCATTCTAACAATATTTCTTAATTTAACCTCCGCCCTATTCCTTCTTTCTGATATCTCGCTCCACTTTTCTTGAACCGTAAGTCTCAATTTTTGATACTTATCCTTCCCTACAATATAGTCCTTAACCGCATCAATATTAAAATCATATCCAAGCCTATTTTTTCTAATTATCCCATACCCTATTAGATGAGACGTATATGAGTGATGCATTTCTGCAAACCCATTAAAACTCTCAAAGTCCTCGTTTGCCAGCATAGATAACATATCATACTCATCTGGATAAAATTCTTTCAAAACGACTATAATCATTTCTATATAGTTTGAGCAGTTCGTCATAAAGTCGTCTTTCCCCTTCTTATACGCCAATCTATCAATATCTACAGGACGTTCCTTATCGCTAACATTCTTCGATATCAAACTACACACATGTCGCATAAGAAAAGGATGACCTCCAAAATCTTCTGTCAGCCTTGAGAACACTGCTTCGTTGAACTTTAAACCCATTCTCCTACCAAGCTTCCTAACCATTTCTCGAGTATCTCTAACTTCAAACCCTGGTATATATGTTGGCTGAAAATGGTTGAATATAGGATTATCTATACTGTCTATCTTGGGTAGCTCGACACATGTCGGATTTGTACCAACAATCAAATACGACAATAGACGATCATTTCTTTGAAAGATTGATCTAAGTGTTTGCCAAAACAAAGCAAAGTCTATTCCATTTCGCCAGTGTTCCGAAGATGCTGTATCTCGAGATATATTTTCTATTTCATCAAAAATAAAAAACAGTGGTATCTTTTTAATATCTCTACAAGAAATTAGAAACTCTTCGAAGAAAATAGATGCATTTTTTTCATTAAATTCACTCTCTCTAGGCAAACTTGTTGATAAATTTAATATGGACTTAACTCTAACACACATGTAATGCAAAGCTTCATTCCATCTCCTCTGATTAAAAGACGTATCTTGACAATCAATAATTATAGACTGAATACCTTCTCTCTGAAGGTTCCTTTCAATACCATTAACCAGTGATGTCTTACCGGTTTTTCGAAGCCCAAATAGCCCCGAATTCTCTCCACTCTTAAACCTATTAACAAGCTCTTGAATCAAATCATTTCTACCAAAAAAATAAATATCTTTTTTTAATGGAGCCTCAAAGGCAAACAAGTCCCTACTATAAAAATACTTTCTAAATCTATTCCTAAAAAAATACTGATCATCAACTCTCTTTAACTCCTCATATGAAAATGGAATAATTATTTGCGACTCAGGCTCACTTTTAATCAAGTCGGTTAAAGATGACTCAACATTTTCGTCCTTACTTATCAACACATTACATATCTTCTCTATACGTAACGTTGAATGACGCCTTACCACATGTTCGAATACATCAAGAGTTCTAGCCTGAATCCTCTCATAAGGACTAAACACAACAACAATTTCCCTATCAAGGTTAAACATATCCTTATAAATTTCTGTTGGACTTACAATTATATATCTATATTCACTATTTATTCCCAACTGAACCTTCTCACCACCATGTGTAACATAAAACTCTTTTGAAACCACTTCTATTATGGATTTCTCTACATCCAAGAAATGGTTATATTTAAGAAGCTTATGCTTTCCAGGATATACAGTATTTCCCATGCCCACCTCCTAAAATAAAATTCAATATATTTTCTCCATCAATACTCCCCCCTCAAAACCCACTAACCTTCATACTCTTCAACACCAACTTCCAGTTCTCCATCGGGGTGCCTTCAAGGTTCAGTCTGCTGACCATGTAGTACAGACGCTGTGTGGCCACGCCGTTGGGGGTGGTGGTGAAGCGTTGTTTTAGCCAGTAGGGGGGGATGGATTGGTAGTAGAGGGTGGCTTTTACGCTGAGGGCGCCGGTGTTGACGCCGGATGGCAGGGTGACTTTGTAGGTCAGTGCGTCCTGGCCTTTGAAGCCGGGGCCCTGGTCCTGGTAGTCCGGGTCGTCGCCCACGCCATGGGGATCGGTGACGGCCATGAATTGTTCCATTACCTGCCCTTGTGGTTTGAACACGGTGGAGACGCGCCAGCCTTTGGGTAGCAGGCGGTTGTCTTTGGGGCTGTAGACGCGGTGGACGAAGCTGGTGGTGAATTCGTGTTGCGCGTTCTGGTTCAGCTCTTCGTAGATCTGCACCTGATTCTCCTGCGTGATCAGCTGATAGTGCGGCTGATAAGCGTCCGGGCTGGGCAGGAATTCGGTTTTCAGGGGGAT
Coding sequences within:
- a CDS encoding histidine phosphatase family protein, which encodes MKVHLIRHGQSKWQTGESASKDSALTELGVRQSLLLGGRLSALVNGNQTESVFYSSPLIRSVQTVNAAGVNYSIATGLKEASFHVASELPGFAHPAKHERLLSDSQRYLDFRRAVADVFKQLTHNESKDVFLFTHGGVIKTILRVIHSTDTVCYQIKNCSLTTLTWRRSRWHLDALNECNHLPLEMVT
- a CDS encoding peptidoglycan-binding domain-containing protein yields the protein MTITITSSVGINGANRRNDVAIIQALINAFDAWKTEIKPLTVDGKIGNKSIYAIKEFQKQAIGIRHPDGRVDPNGKTFRYLTMYLSNDELSLLETSLFNGKEATLIVSTKKIQSFSGLSGQTVTYKSTLPKDQQLVSNYAISVIKIALKEAGMSHAVITSTLRTPSEQAKLMYKNAKLNLKKQYALYGRNGDKVLDIYDSNKEKSESDIISLMEDEIVNLEKAGKRVSKHCVSESSYKTLNVFDIGYNSTKSASKNFNKEKFHNALSQLNKDGYISQLIDETNKSNKCWHIEIIPNNKALPIYDKGSILNPIKYINGLC
- a CDS encoding tetratricopeptide repeat protein, with the protein product MKKHYLAGLLCGLLISGAGWRSACAATPEELFNSGQYDEFFSQARDAAAKGDADALFLLGKAHDLGKGVNEDREQARAFYQQAREKGSARASHNLGVMEIDAGRPKAAIPLLQEALERGLKMPTYINFAVAYNEPDPTSVFAVAGVLPNILKSGDYYAQAHELKPDAGYDFEASRQYVRAYQMSRHLLPGERDSFDSSAMRKQAVEWLQKGMDRGLRQAWTNYGVLMLDEKNYVEAQSAFSKSAAQDEPVAHYHLARIAEMGWGQEERNREQALIHYEKASLSGLEAARQPARNLLEEELRYETDIDKLEQGLKRLEALRKPDDYNYVSLNSPEARLIWGKFLRDQKRTAQPLPALPIVLKACGLGFSQPHGEQFNIGENSSWRLEAHKALGEVEPLSFSGLVNAEGCAELDQEMPANVRALLNEGAVLALRFPNYSLPLQWKQEAKNILLDMQPIGAPLPSGS
- a CDS encoding type II toxin-antitoxin system YafO family toxin gives rise to the protein MSKAKKVWLSPQIKSQFQAIPELQDLIRDFIEYKKENLKFNDTNNYINIRYLIGRDVPYDKDPLKLEDTYHAHILEKGSPSHLKATRRYNFNKQVDWTSNYALVYCTLWSEDKLPHKERSAFGILDFWLDAHGQLNTNSKFRLQEMVDEFERAVNKGETMLW
- a CDS encoding JAB domain-containing protein; protein product: MIASPRFAYDYLKLNLAELQHEAFGVLFLDNQHRVIEFDLMFRGTYNESTVHTREIAKKALSLNAAAVILAHNHPSQNARPSQRDIRLTREVKRTLDLLEVRVLDHVIIGGMEEFSFVENGIL
- a CDS encoding AAA-like domain-containing protein, with product MGNTVYPGKHKLLKYNHFLDVEKSIIEVVSKEFYVTHGGEKVQLGINSEYRYIIVSPTEIYKDMFNLDREIVVVFSPYERIQARTLDVFEHVVRRHSTLRIEKICNVLISKDENVESSLTDLIKSEPESQIIIPFSYEELKRVDDQYFFRNRFRKYFYSRDLFAFEAPLKKDIYFFGRNDLIQELVNRFKSGENSGLFGLRKTGKTSLVNGIERNLQREGIQSIIIDCQDTSFNQRRWNEALHYMCVRVKSILNLSTSLPRESEFNEKNASIFFEEFLISCRDIKKIPLFFIFDEIENISRDTASSEHWRNGIDFALFWQTLRSIFQRNDRLLSYLIVGTNPTCVELPKIDSIDNPIFNHFQPTYIPGFEVRDTREMVRKLGRRMGLKFNEAVFSRLTEDFGGHPFLMRHVCSLISKNVSDKERPVDIDRLAYKKGKDDFMTNCSNYIEMIIVVLKEFYPDEYDMLSMLANEDFESFNGFAEMHHSYTSHLIGYGIIRKNRLGYDFNIDAVKDYIVGKDKYQKLRLTVQEKWSEISERRNRAEVKLRNIVRMVLMVSFGENKAKEKVLEIFGNPRKDRLKGSKYREIFDPNKSEIYFSDISKIISKNWDVFNHVFSRTKKDVFSTLEFINSSRVDAHAKEITDDEFSYFRVCMKNVEDDIEGF